Proteins encoded together in one Peribacillus asahii window:
- the glmU gene encoding bifunctional UDP-N-acetylglucosamine diphosphorylase/glucosamine-1-phosphate N-acetyltransferase GlmU, translated as MRNRYAIILAAGQGTRMKSKLYKVLHPVCGKPMVQHVVEQVNQLQIEEIVTIIGHGAEQVQKQLGDVCQYALQAEQLGTAHAVMQAESVLAKQEGTTLVICGDTPLIKAETMEALVTLHEETGAKATVLTAYAENPDGYGRIIRNANGLVEKIVEHKDASDEERAVKEINTGTYCFDNQALFQALQQVSNDNVQNEYYLPDVIEILKSAQETVTAFQTKDFEETLGVNDRLALSQAEQIMRKRINETHMRNGVTIIDPAATYIESGVSIGQDTTIYPGVTIAGQTVIGEDCVIGPHSEIKDCEIGKGTHIHQSVAHSSSIGSNVNIGPFAHIRPQSEIHDSVKIGNFVEIKKTVFGEGSKASHLSYIGDAEVGKGVNIGCGSITVNYDGKKKHLTKIEDDVFIGCNSNLVAPVTVGKGAYVAAGSTITEDVPGEALSIARARQINKEDYVKNLNSNN; from the coding sequence ATGAGGAATCGGTATGCAATAATATTGGCCGCAGGACAAGGTACAAGAATGAAATCAAAACTATACAAGGTTTTGCACCCAGTCTGCGGAAAACCAATGGTACAGCATGTTGTTGAACAAGTCAATCAACTTCAAATAGAAGAGATCGTAACCATTATTGGACACGGTGCCGAGCAAGTTCAAAAACAACTTGGTGATGTGTGTCAATATGCTTTGCAGGCTGAGCAGCTTGGAACAGCGCATGCAGTGATGCAGGCTGAAAGCGTTTTAGCTAAGCAAGAAGGAACAACTCTTGTCATCTGCGGAGACACGCCTTTAATCAAGGCGGAAACGATGGAGGCACTTGTTACTTTGCATGAAGAAACAGGAGCAAAGGCGACGGTTTTAACAGCCTACGCAGAGAACCCTGATGGATATGGTCGAATTATTCGCAATGCCAATGGACTTGTCGAAAAAATTGTCGAACATAAGGATGCGTCGGACGAGGAACGTGCTGTAAAAGAAATTAATACAGGTACGTATTGCTTTGACAACCAGGCGTTATTCCAAGCGTTACAACAAGTTTCGAATGACAACGTGCAGAATGAATATTACTTGCCTGATGTTATTGAAATTTTGAAATCTGCACAAGAGACTGTAACTGCATTCCAAACAAAAGACTTCGAAGAGACCTTAGGTGTGAATGATCGTCTTGCTTTGTCACAGGCAGAGCAGATTATGCGTAAGCGAATTAATGAAACCCATATGCGTAATGGAGTGACGATTATCGATCCTGCAGCAACGTATATTGAATCCGGTGTTAGTATTGGTCAAGATACAACGATTTACCCAGGTGTAACGATTGCGGGTCAAACAGTGATTGGAGAAGATTGTGTGATTGGACCGCATTCGGAAATTAAAGATTGCGAAATTGGCAAGGGAACGCATATTCATCAATCTGTTGCTCATTCCAGCAGCATTGGAAGCAATGTGAACATTGGTCCGTTTGCTCATATTCGACCACAATCTGAAATCCATGATTCCGTCAAAATCGGTAATTTTGTTGAAATTAAAAAGACAGTTTTCGGTGAAGGCAGCAAAGCATCTCATTTAAGCTATATTGGCGATGCAGAGGTAGGAAAAGGCGTCAATATCGGATGTGGTTCGATTACGGTCAATTATGATGGTAAGAAGAAGCATTTGACGAAAATTGAAGATGATGTATTTATTGGTTGCAATTCAAACCTTGTAGCGCCTGTAACGGTTGGGAAGGGTGCCTATGTGGCAGCTGGTTCAACGATTACAGAAGACGTACCAGGTGAAGCATTGTCTATTGCCCGCGCTCGTCAGATTAACAAAGAAGATTACGTGAAAAACTTAAATTCTAATAATTAA
- a CDS encoding small, acid-soluble spore protein, alpha/beta type: protein MSRRKGIMSEGLKEELAKELGFYDVVQKEGWGGIRARDAGNMVKLAIEKAQRQMMGQ from the coding sequence TTGAGTAGAAGAAAAGGGATTATGTCAGAAGGTTTAAAGGAAGAACTGGCAAAGGAACTTGGTTTTTACGATGTTGTTCAGAAAGAAGGCTGGGGCGGCATTCGAGCTCGTGATGCAGGAAACATGGTGAAACTCGCCATTGAAAAAGCGCAGCGTCAAATGATGGGGCAATAA
- the purR gene encoding pur operon repressor: MKFRRSERLVDMTNYLLEHPGELVSLTFFSERYQSAKSSISEDLTIIKETFEQRGIGSLTTIPGAAGGVKYMVSIKEEDVAAFIDGLCETIASPERLLPGGYLYMTDILGDPQTVNKVGRIIAARYAKANVSVIMTMATKGISLAYAVANYLNVPVVIVRRNNKVTEGSTVSINYVSGSSKRIQTMVLSKRSLVEGSNVLIVDDFMKAGGTMKGMVSLLEEFKATVAGIAVLVESEHNEERLIEDYISLIRLSEVDERDKKINVSRGNYFPND; this comes from the coding sequence GTGAAATTTCGTCGTAGTGAAAGACTTGTCGATATGACTAATTATTTATTGGAGCATCCAGGAGAACTCGTTTCACTAACTTTTTTCTCTGAAAGATATCAGTCAGCGAAGTCTTCTATAAGCGAAGATTTAACGATTATTAAAGAAACGTTTGAACAGCGAGGCATTGGCTCGTTAACAACCATTCCAGGTGCTGCGGGCGGTGTGAAATACATGGTATCTATCAAAGAAGAGGATGTAGCTGCCTTTATTGATGGGCTGTGTGAGACGATTGCAAGTCCGGAGCGATTACTTCCAGGCGGCTACCTATATATGACAGATATTCTAGGTGACCCGCAAACGGTAAATAAAGTGGGGCGCATTATTGCGGCTAGATATGCGAAAGCGAATGTTTCTGTTATTATGACGATGGCTACAAAAGGGATTTCGCTTGCTTATGCGGTTGCGAATTATTTGAATGTTCCCGTCGTGATTGTTAGAAGAAACAATAAAGTAACGGAAGGTTCGACGGTGAGCATTAACTACGTTTCTGGTTCCTCCAAGCGAATTCAAACGATGGTTCTTTCAAAACGAAGCTTAGTGGAAGGTTCTAATGTGTTAATTGTAGATGATTTCATGAAAGCTGGCGGAACCATGAAAGGTATGGTAAGTTTGCTGGAAGAATTTAAAGCAACGGTAGCAGGTATTGCTGTACTTGTTGAGTCTGAACATAATGAGGAACGTCTGATTGAAGATTATATATCATTAATTAGATTGTCAGAGGTTGATGAAAGAGATAAAAAAATTAATGTAAGTCGCGGGAATTATTTTCCAAATGATTGA
- the spoVG gene encoding septation regulator SpoVG produces MEVTDVRLRRVNTDGRMRAIASITLDNEFVVHDIRVIDGNNGLFVAMPSKRTPDGEFRDIAHPINSSTRGKIQEAVLTEYHRLGELETELEEAGAGASLA; encoded by the coding sequence ATGGAAGTAACTGACGTAAGATTACGCCGTGTAAACACGGATGGACGCATGAGAGCAATCGCATCAATTACATTGGATAATGAATTTGTTGTTCATGATATTCGTGTGATTGACGGAAACAATGGTTTATTTGTTGCAATGCCAAGTAAACGTACTCCAGATGGAGAGTTCCGTGATATTGCTCATCCAATTAATTCCTCTACACGCGGTAAAATTCAAGAAGCTGTCTTAACAGAATATCATCGTTTAGGAGAACTTGAAACGGAATTAGAGGAAGCAGGAGCTGGCGCTTCTTTAGCTTAA
- the ispE gene encoding 4-(cytidine 5'-diphospho)-2-C-methyl-D-erythritol kinase, translating to MKLMEKAPAKINLALDVLFKRPDGYHEVEMIMTTVDLADRIELKEIPGKNIKILSHNRFVPDDHRNLAYQAAHILKERYDVNKGVSITIEKNIPVAAGLAGGSSDAAATLRGLNRLWGLGLSLDELAEIGAEIGSDVSFCVYGGTALAKGRGEKITHLPPPPNCWVILAKPTLGVSTANVYKRLQLSDMEHPDVYGMIAAIENNDYQKVCSGLGNVLEQVTLPLYPEVANIKNQMKTFGADAVLMSGSGPTVFGLVEHDSRMQRIYNGLRGFCDQVYAVRLLGTQNHLE from the coding sequence GTGAAGCTCATGGAGAAGGCACCAGCTAAAATAAATTTGGCGCTTGATGTTCTTTTTAAGCGACCTGATGGCTATCATGAAGTAGAAATGATTATGACAACGGTAGATCTTGCCGACAGGATTGAATTGAAAGAGATTCCTGGGAAAAATATCAAAATCCTATCTCATAATCGTTTTGTGCCAGACGATCATCGCAATTTAGCTTATCAGGCTGCACATATATTAAAAGAACGGTACGATGTGAATAAAGGCGTTTCGATTACCATTGAAAAGAATATTCCGGTTGCAGCTGGACTTGCTGGAGGAAGTAGTGATGCGGCTGCGACATTAAGAGGATTGAATAGATTATGGGGGCTTGGTCTCTCATTAGATGAATTAGCGGAAATTGGCGCAGAAATTGGTTCTGATGTCTCTTTTTGTGTATATGGAGGCACTGCGCTTGCAAAAGGTCGAGGTGAGAAAATTACTCATTTACCACCGCCTCCGAATTGTTGGGTTATTTTAGCTAAACCAACGCTTGGTGTTTCGACAGCAAATGTTTATAAACGCTTACAGCTTTCTGATATGGAACATCCAGATGTGTACGGAATGATTGCGGCGATTGAAAATAATGATTATCAAAAAGTATGCAGTGGTTTAGGGAATGTATTAGAACAAGTGACGTTACCGCTTTATCCAGAAGTAGCAAACATTAAAAATCAGATGAAAACGTTTGGAGCAGATGCCGTACTAATGAGTGGGAGTGGTCCGACAGTTTTTGGGCTAGTGGAGCATGATTCTCGTATGCAAAGAATTTATAATGGTTTGCGCGGCTTTTGTGATCAGGTATACGCTGTTCGTTTGCTTGGAACTCAGAACCATCTTGAATAA
- the ridA gene encoding 2-iminobutanoate/2-iminopropanoate deaminase produces MKAVHTNEAPAAIGPYSQGIIVNNVFYSSGQIPLTPAGEMVTGDVKEQTHQVFSNLQAVLKEAGASFETVIKATVFIKDMNDFGAINEVYGEYFSTHKPARSCVEVARLPKDALVEIEVVALVK; encoded by the coding sequence ATGAAAGCAGTACATACAAATGAAGCACCAGCAGCTATTGGCCCATACTCACAAGGAATTATTGTTAATAATGTGTTTTACAGCTCAGGTCAAATTCCACTTACTCCGGCTGGAGAGATGGTAACAGGCGATGTAAAGGAACAGACTCATCAGGTGTTCAGCAACTTACAAGCCGTTTTAAAAGAAGCGGGAGCGTCATTTGAAACAGTTATTAAAGCTACGGTTTTTATTAAAGACATGAATGATTTTGGAGCAATTAATGAAGTGTACGGAGAGTATTTTTCAACACATAAGCCAGCCCGTTCTTGTGTAGAAGTAGCTCGCCTTCCAAAAGATGCATTAGTTGAAATTGAAGTAGTTGCGCTCGTTAAATAA